In Monodelphis domestica isolate mMonDom1 chromosome 1, mMonDom1.pri, whole genome shotgun sequence, the sequence tgtgtgtgtgtgtgtgtgtgtctgtctgtctgtctgtctgtctgtctgtctctcaaagGGGATACCCAGATATAGTTGGGTCTCTTTCTGCCATCTGGTGTCCTCCATTCTACATGCAGAGGGGAGCCATCCCCCATGAGCATCACAGTCTCTACGCCAGGGCCCACCTGTATGAGAAAACACAAGGTAGTCAATACATAAACtccaaatctctctctttctctgccacaCACACATTTACtcttttctatctcctcttctctcactctcaTGCATTTACTGAGAACTCACAATTATGGGTCGAGAGAAGCAGGCAGTCAAACAAGCCTCACTCCTGCTTACATGGAGGCAGCGAATGGCATCATGAGGGTCAGCTGTGGGCAAGGGTAAAAGGGAAGTAAGGTAAAGAAGTGGCATCCAGTTCCAATTCACTTCTCTTGATCCTCaaataatttataacattttctGCCACCTCCCCAACACCCTCACCTCAAACCACTAGGCAGGCCCCAACCCCTTCACCTCGACCCAGGAGCCATCTGTGATAGAACCAGGCACTCTGGTCATTGGGATCTGTGAAGAAGGCATTCTGTACCAGCTCCAGTTCTGTATAGGCCATAAGAAAAGGAAGCTGCAGTTAAGATACAGGGGCCTAACCATACCTGATAGCTCCACTTCCCAACTTCTCTCCTAGAACCAGGCCTTTCATCTAGCTCACTGGACTCTGAGTTTGGAGGCaatgacctctctctctcttaacctGGCCTTATAATCTATACCACACCATTCAACATTTAGGTTCTGGATCATTCAATATAAAGTTAGACAATAAATTTCTATATACTATCAGACCTCAATACCTTGCTGTTCTTATAATTTGTATATGCCAACAGAATGACTTTAGAATTCTACTGTCCCCTGCTGATCCTACAATTCCTCCAGTCCTAGACTACAGGTTTCTACCCATCCTTCCTTGATAACCTCTCTTAATTTCTGAACCAGATAAAGATGGATTAGAGGTTGTATCTTGGGACtgacttcttttctcctcccttctttccatgATTTTTGTATATCCCTTCCCCTATCACCCATTACTCTCTCCTCACCATGTAGTAGAAGATCTTCAGGAAGGCGTCCTGGTGGCCGAGAATCTGGCAGTGGCTGCAGCTTGGGCAGGAGGCAAGATCGGTAGTGCCAGGAGGAGTAGTTGGAGAAATTTCGAGTAATGAGGCTGTCAGTAAAGGCTAGCTCCTCTGTCGGTGGCACAGCTGCCTTCTGGGCCACAAATCGCCGGTAATCCCAGCAATGAACTGTGGATGGCAATGGATTTCAGATCCAGGGGCTGGGAGTGGGCACTCCCTACTCCTAGCTCTGAGAACTATCATCTGTGGTGTTACTTAAGACACATGGGTAtaaatctcacacacacacagcaaaCTATTCAATTATCACTTTACTAACCAGCTCAGGAGCCCTATTCCCACTcttatcctttcctcttttttggaTGAGGGTGGGATGGAGTCTAAGATTTTGGGCAGATGTGTGGGGAACGTACAGTTACGTTCATCAGCTTCCAGAAACTTGGCACATAACTCCAGTTCACGGGTCCAGTTGGGTTCAGGCAGGCGGCCAAGTAGCCAGCAGCGATGATGCCAGGTTCCATAGGACTTGGGGTTCACCCGCAAGCAGCTCTCCAAAAACCCTAGTTCGGCTACCACTAGGGCTGCAAACTCCTCAGGGGACCTATGCCAAGTAGGCCATAATCAGCAAATCCCATCTCCTTCTAAATCTCCCATTCTAAGGCCATGCTGTCCACACTACCTGTTGCTCCCAAGCCCTGCTCTCCTCTGTACTACAACTCAATGTCAACATCAatatcccttttatttttttgaactgGATATCCCTATCTTACACCCAGGCTGGAAGTACATTCCAGTTTCACCTGTAGGAAAGCTTAGGTCTGGTCCATTTAAGTGTGTTCACCCCTCCTTGGGCAGCCTTGGTACCATGTTGGTACCAGATTATGGGTGGGTATCCATTCTCAAGTGGATTGAGCCACCAGCTTCAGCCTCCCTAGTAGCAAGGATGACTCGCTATACCCCACCATCTTGGCCTATTATTCTTCCCAGTCCTGGGGCAGGGGTAGGGGCAACCCTGGGGAAGGGGAGCTTTGGGCTCCCACAAAGGAACACACTTCTGAGTTTCCAGATTCATCAGCACCTCCCTACGGCAATTCCACAGGGTGGCAAAGTCTGGGTTTGCCCCCAGGATCTGGCTGGTCAGCTCCAAGACCGATTCATCCAGGTGGCCTGCCTGTCGCTGCAACCAAGGGGAAACCTCAGTTTAGTGACCCTGTCCGGGTCATTCTATCTTCCCAAACCCCCCAACCGACGATCTCTGGTGTCTCCCCCACCCCAGGGATGTGGAGGGTCTGGAGCAGAGATCCACCTTCTGGAAGACAGCCTCGGTGGCCTCCTGGTACAGCCTCAGCTTCTGCTCCCGCTCCACCCGTTTGGCCTCGGCCTGTTCCTCTGTGGTCTTCACCTTCAGGCGGCCGTGCTGGGGAAAAATGAAGGGGGGCGATGGTGCCGGGCTGATTCTGAAGCCTCCTGGTTCCCCAGTGCCGTCCATGATCGCCTCCTAAGAGGCCGAGACTGGAAAGAGGCTGGATCTGGACCCAATGGGTCCAGCTTCCGCCCTCGGAGCTTGAGGCTCAGCAGAGACTCAACGGGTTGGGGTCAGAGGTCGGGGAGAGTAGCTGACTTGAAGGTCAGAGGTCACAGGAAAGGTCAAGGAGGAGCGGTCcattgaagagagagaaggggtgggTGCTTGGGTTGCAGAGGGAGTCTCACCATGATGCTGAGGCTCAGGGCTCTGGGTGGGGTGCAGAGTCAGGTAACCAGGTAAGACCTGAGTGCAGAAGATGACAATCATCTGAGGGGGCCGCCCCATCGTTCAGGCACGCCCCTGGACCGGGGCCGCCTCCCCCTGGCCCTCCCCCCGGAAGTGGCTCGGGCCTGGAGGCAGGACCGCGGCTGAGAGTAAAGGAAAAGGGGTGGCCGGGTCAGACCTTTACACAGTGCctagggagggggggagagggctAGGTGTCCCGCCGCCCTGGTTTCCCACCCGAGCCTGGCCCATTCCCACTCCCCCTGCCAGGGCTGGGTCACATGGGCTCGCCCAGCAGCTCGCGTGCTCCGCGGGGCGATGCCACCGCCCGCCCCAAGGAAGGGAGGCCCGGGGTCTTCGAGGGCTAGTGAATGGGAGAGACCAACTCACCTCCCAACGGGGTGTCCAGAGGGAGGTGCAGGAAACGCCCGGCAGCGGTGGGGGGCGGCGACGGCGGCAGCAGCGGAACCGGGCAGGGAAGTGCTCGCCAACGAGATGGGGAGGAGCGGCCGGCCAGGACGGCGCCCCTCCCCTTTAAAGCGGGTGGGGATAGCTCTTAAAGGGGTAGGGCTGGCAGGACGGCCTGAAGGGATGGCCCCGGAGTGTGAGCCTCCCGCCACAGTTCCCTCCCATATGGCTTGCATGGTTGCAGACATTGTGTCCCCATGTTACCGGCTGGGACTCTGACACTGCGAGGTTCAGGGACTTGGCTAAAGCCCCGTAGCGAGGATCAAAGACCGAATTCGAACCAAGGTCCCTAGGCTGACTCCAACCACCTGCAGCGTCCTTTTCACTAACCCCAAGCCACCTTCCTCTGATGTGGGATCAATTTCGGCTGGAGGAGTTGAGgcaccctcccttctttcccctttcccccaacccTAACCTTCTGCCTTGGGGACAAGCATGGGTTATGTGGGCGAGCATATGATCCGAGAATAGTAGAGCTGTTGACAGCTCTGTGACgtttggcaagtcactttcctctctgtctctgtctctccctctatttctctctctctctccctatttgtaaaatgagggggggtAAACTTTATATAtcgggcagcagggtagctcaatggattgagagtaaggtccagagatgggaggtcctgggttcaaatattagctcagacacttcctagctgtatgaccctggacaagtcacttaactcccattgcctagtccttacagctcttctgccttagaaccaatgcccagTGTTGCTTCTAAGagggagggtaagggtttaaaaaaaaatttatatagtgattaccatgtgctaagtgttttacaattatttcatttcatcctcacaacaaccctggaagtagGTGtggttattgtccccattttgcagatttgAGGATACAGAGGTTAGGTGACACAATAACTACAAGAGctagatgctatcattatccacattttgtagatagagaaactgaggcaaacaggttaagtgacttgcccaggtacaagtgacttgtccaggttcaagTGGCTTGCTCAGTTAGTaaggtctgaggtcagacttgagctcaggtctttTGGTGCTTTCCCCACCTAGGCACCCATCTGCCTACATTTGCAAaggtcccttctatttctaaatcctatgaactgCTGCTGCATAACATAGTTGGTAAGATCAcccaacctggagtcaggaagacctgagattcAAGTCTCCCCACAGATAGACATTttttaactgtatgaccctagtaAGTCACTTATGCTTtcttagcttcaatttcttcacttgcaaaatgagaataatagcacctatctctcagggttgtcatCAGGATCCAGTGAAATGATGTGCCATCTGACATTTGAAAACTTGCAAACCCTTcaatgccatataaatgctagcccaACCGTACCCAGACAAAGTGCTGCCCTGGTTAACCAGATTTGATTCTATAGCTGGGTAACTGTGTATCTTCTTGAACAAATGGTTCCTGAGCACTTACTGTGTATGGCACCCAGAACTCACTTTATGAGTCAGGAGATGTATGAGATACAGTTGCTGATTTCAGACAGCTGACTCCAGTAAATGAGAAGGGGATGTTCAAGAAACCTTTGGAGAGCTGGAGAGCACAGGGTGTTCTGTGTAGAATCACTAAGTATTAGAACTTGAAGGGAACCTGAGAGAGCATCTGAGTCGACTTCTACTCTCCCCAGCAGAGAGGAGACAAAGGAGGCCCAGAGACTTCAGGGAGTACAGCTATTAAGCAACAGAGCTGTGGCATCTTGGTCTCCCGACTCTCAGTGATGCCACAGTTGCCCTCTCTACTGATCAATCTGCCTCAAATTCTTCTTGGAATAGGCTGGGTACAGATCAGAAGTAGATAAACTAGTGTTAAGTTGGAAGGTGAAAACTAAAAATTGTGAGAGTGATTACTGTAAGACAGGGAAGGGTTATTATTACCATTAGTAACATTTATAACGcattttatagtttacaaagtactttcatgTAGATGCTGAGGTACCTTGGGCAAGtatcattatgcccattttatagacaaggaaatagGCCCAAAGAGATGACACAGAGCTAAGGTAAgaacccaagttttcttttttctttttaaacccttaccttctttcttagtgttgattccaaggcagaagaatggtaaggaggcaattggggttaagtgaattgctcagactcacatagctaggaagtatctgaggctagatttgaacccaggatttctcatcttgagatctggctctcaatccactggactaCTTAGCTGCGCCAAACCCAAGTTTTCTAGGGGGAAGTACAATCTTCTTGCTTTTCCATCAGCAAGATAATCTTTTGGCTTTGGACATCTTTTCGGTCTGTCCTCCATATCTGGAATGCCCTCATTCTTCATCTCTACCTAcagacttccctggcttcctttagacctcaactaaaatcctatcttctataggaagcctttccaaaCCTCTCAATTCTAgtcccttccctctgttaattatttcctatttctcttgtttagcttatttgtatatatttgtttgttgtctctctcattagattgtgagctccttgagggcagggactgtttttgcctttttttgcatCCTTGATGCTCAGCATACTGCTTGGcacgtagtaggcacttaataaatgcttattgattgatttccaCTATACTCCATTAACCTCCGTACTTATATATGCACATTCTTTTGGTGTGAGTGACTGTGACTCACTAAGTTTATGTTGTATATTTGGAGTCTGGATTTACATggttttttatgttttgttttttgtaaatgCTTATCTGTTTTCTCTACTTCAGAGTATAAAGTCCCAGAGATCCCAGGCCATGGCTGCTCTATACTCAGATTCCTCTCATAGATTCATTTCAGTGAAAAATTTTTTGTTCAGAATAGAATGCCTTTTTAGGCATTCTATTCAGTGTCTATTAGGCACACATTCAGTGTCTTGATGAATTACTGCCTCTCCCAgattatgatttcagaaaagcccCAACCACCATGCTTTACTCTGACCATGTCCTCTAAGTCTCTACAATTGCTCCACTCTGTACCTTTTCTCTGTTTTCCCCAACCCTATTTCCATTTATAGAACCATGAACCATGATCAAATCAACTCTGCTATTCCCTAAATAGCAGGTTTGTCAATCTACTCCTCCATGGGTCTCACCATCCTTGTAATTTTCTGGACCAAAGTACCTAGCCTGGACAccactcccttctgtgtgttACTTTCCCCATTAGAACGTAAACTTCAAGGCAAGAATTGtctgtttttgtatttgtatccttaatACTTGGGTGTACTGGTATaacataagcacttaataaatactttttcaggGAGCacctcagtggctcagtggatagagtgccaggcttgtagatgggaagtcttggattcaaatttggcctcagacacttcctagttgtgtgaccctgggcaagttatttaactccaattgccttgcccttacagcttttctgccctggaacccaTACTCAGTTTCAAAATTCTAAAACAATGTAAGGgactaaaaattttaatttcctcatttgttcacCACACCATTCCTATCTGAAGACGCTGATGCTTACCctcaatggaaaaaaagataagacAAACAAATACTCCTACAGATGTCCCAAACAGCATTTATTCAGAGGCACTCACTTAAAGAGTAATGAAGGAAGTTGAAAGAGAGAAGGATCTCAAATAGGAATGaggttgatttttaaaagaatcatcaGTGTTACTGCAAATAGAAAGGTTTAGTCAAGAAAGGCTCTGGTGATAATGTGAGTGTTGGAAATGGGGTAGACTATGTTTTGGAGTATAGAAAGGAATAGGTAGGAAGGGAATGCAAAGCATGTTATGTGGGTGAGAAAGGGCAAAAAGGTTTATCATAGAATCAGATATCCTTGGAGGCAGGTAGAATGGAATTCATGATGGATCATTTGCTTAaaggcaaagggagttaaaagGAATGATACTATGACACATGTGCCAATTTGGTCTTAATGCTGGCTTCTAAGGAGTACGGTGATCAAAATATGCTTACAGATGATGAGTTGTATTTCTGTATTTAGGAAgaggtagagggagagaaaggattcATGACAGCTGGTTGGGAAAATAATGAGATCCCATGTAGGCAGGCTATGCTGTAGCCATGGCCAGTGTGAtcagttttaaaacattttcagtcATTGTAATAGTGGAGTACATCTCGGcataatgaaattatgaagagtgaaatgagcagaaccaagagaatattatgtgCAGCAACAGAACTATTGTTTGAAGAGTAATAGTgagtggaggcagctaggtgacatagtggatagagcatcaagcctggagtcaggaggacctgggttcaaatttgacctcagacacttttagctctgtgaccctgagcaagtcacttaaccctgtttgcctagcccttgtacttctgtcttaaaagttgttactaagacaaaacaaggatttaagaaaaaacaaagattaGCAGTGATCACCtctagagaaatatatatatatatatatatatatatatatatatatatataattttttttatcaagtgatgccttctctagtactGGCTGaataggaaggagggagataacctgagaactttaatgtaacaaactttAAAAAGCCCAAAAGAAATACCTCAGTATGATCTTGAGTTGAG encodes:
- the RABGGTA gene encoding geranylgeranyl transferase type-2 subunit alpha isoform X2, with the protein product MHGRLKVKTTEEQAEAKRVEREQKLRLYQEATEAVFQKRQAGHLDESVLELTSQILGANPDFATLWNCRREVLMNLETQKSPEEFAALVVAELGFLESCLRVNPKSYGTWHHRCWLLGRLPEPNWTRELELCAKFLEADERNFHCWDYRRFVAQKAAVPPTEELAFTDSLITRNFSNYSSWHYRSCLLPKLQPLPDSRPPGRLPEDLLLHELELVQNAFFTDPNDQSAWFYHRWLLGRADPHDAIRCLHVSRSEACLTACFSRPIIVGPGVETVMLMGDGSPLHVEWRTPDGRKRPNYIWLCDLPTDSLDDQISQHSFCLMWGDVQKECVLFKGRNETWCRDSATDEQLFRTELSVEKSTVLQSELESCKELQDLEPDNKWCLLTIILLMRALDPLVYEKDTLKYFKTLKVVDPMRASYLDDLRSKFLIENYILKMEYAEVRVLDLSRKDLTVLCHLEQLLLITHLNVSHNLLRSLPPALAMLRCLEVLQADGNAIESVEGVLNLPRLQELSLCENRLQHTSALQTLASCPKLSLLNLENNPICQQETALEELRTMLPDVDRILT
- the RABGGTA gene encoding geranylgeranyl transferase type-2 subunit alpha isoform X1 — protein: MDGTGEPGGFRISPAPSPPFIFPQHGRLKVKTTEEQAEAKRVEREQKLRLYQEATEAVFQKRQAGHLDESVLELTSQILGANPDFATLWNCRREVLMNLETQKSPEEFAALVVAELGFLESCLRVNPKSYGTWHHRCWLLGRLPEPNWTRELELCAKFLEADERNFHCWDYRRFVAQKAAVPPTEELAFTDSLITRNFSNYSSWHYRSCLLPKLQPLPDSRPPGRLPEDLLLHELELVQNAFFTDPNDQSAWFYHRWLLGRADPHDAIRCLHVSRSEACLTACFSRPIIVGPGVETVMLMGDGSPLHVEWRTPDGRKRPNYIWLCDLPTDSLDDQISQHSFCLMWGDVQKECVLFKGRNETWCRDSATDEQLFRTELSVEKSTVLQSELESCKELQDLEPDNKWCLLTIILLMRALDPLVYEKDTLKYFKTLKVVDPMRASYLDDLRSKFLIENYILKMEYAEVRVLDLSRKDLTVLCHLEQLLLITHLNVSHNLLRSLPPALAMLRCLEVLQADGNAIESVEGVLNLPRLQELSLCENRLQHTSALQTLASCPKLSLLNLENNPICQQETALEELRTMLPDVDRILT